From the genome of Nicotiana sylvestris chromosome 1, ASM39365v2, whole genome shotgun sequence:
tatatatacatgtacagtACATGCTTAATGTGAGATTCGATATTTTCCTAAAGGTAGCTCTCTTTCTTTCCTCTTCCTCCTCTGTTCCATCTTTGCTTCTCCAGTGATTGTGCCTCTTTAACATGATATCAAAGCTCGGCTAAACTCCGGAGAGTTCAACAATGGCGGACGATTGAGGAGAAAGTACAATTGAGTTGTTCAAATCCATAATTTGCTTCATTTACTTCAAATTACAGATGAAGATACAGTTTCTTCTTCAAGCTAGGgtttgttgattttgagcaaATTCAACAACTTTTCTAAATTCCTGCAACAATTTGAGTGAGTAATTCTCTTCTATTTACAAATCTGTGAAGTTACTATGGCAATTAATGAAAATGAATCTACTTCGACTATTGTTACATCGTCACCATCAGATACTCAGAACCTCAACTTAGTTCATCACAATCATCCTTTGTATATTCATCCTTATGATATTCAAGGTGTTGTTCTTATCTCGATTCAACTTCGAGGTTCGAAAAATTATTCTCTTTGGAGTAGATCTATGAAAATTGTGTTGCATGGCAAAAACAAGTTAGCTTTTATGATAGGAACCTGTAGAAAGGAGCTATCTGATGTGAGTCTTCATGAACTCTGGGATCGATGTAATGCTATTGTTTTGGCATGGATAATGAACACTATTGCTCCAAATTTACTGAGTACTATGATCTATGCCTCTAATGCACACAAGTCTGGGAAGATCTTCGTAAGAGATTTGATAAAGTAAATGCTTCTAGATCATTCTACCTTCACAAGAAAATTGCAAAGCTAACTCAAAATTTTCTAACTGTATCTGAATATTTCTCTAAACTTAGGGAGTTATGGGATGAATATGAAGCCTAGCTCCTCTTCATTCATGTGGATTCCCTGAATCCAAGCAGTATGTAGAACACTATCAATTACAGAAATTGTATCAATTTTTGACTGGTCTAAATGACTCCTTTGATAATGCTAAATATCATATTATTATGATTCGGCCACTTTCAAATGTTAAACAACCCTATGTTATGATAGTTAATCTTGAGAGTCAAAGTAGAAACAATGCAGCTCTAAGTGACGGCATTGGTGTTTCTGTAACACTAATGAGTAAGGCTAACTCTGGGAATGGAAATAGTAGTTTCAAACCTAGAAACAATCTTGGGTGGTCAACACTACAATGTGACTACTATCACCTGAAAGGTCATACCAAGGATTCTTGCTATAAGTTCTATGGATATCCTGTTGATTTCAAGGCCAAAAGAAGAGGTTATTCAGGTCCTCAGGTGAACAATGCATACAATGCTTGAGGATTCCAAACTCTTGATCCTCCTCAACCTACTCCTCAGTTTTCCTCCCCTGTTGCAGTTTTTACTCAAGACCAATATGATCAGATCCTACAAATGTTGAGCAAAGAAAAACATGTAGAATATGTGGCAAATGCAGCAACTATTAACAACACAGGTACTATAATAGCCTTCATGTCTCATCTAGTTAATAGTAACCGGATGGTAGACACACGAGACCCCAATCATATGGTACATAATTCTAAGCTACTAAGTGAAATCAAGGATCTGACTACTATGGATAGTAATAAGGTTCATCTTCCTAATGGTGAGCAGATTGCTATCTGTCTTTTTCAGGATCTCTTGAGTGGGAAGGTAATGGGGATTGGTAAGGAAGAGTTTGGGCTCTATATCTTGAAGTCAGATGTCTCTAAAGACTCAGTGCAGCTGCAGGATGCAAAGCAAAGTACCAGTCTAGTATCTTCTGTAAATATTGTCTCTAGTTCTAGTAACAATAAGGCAGTCCATACTAAGTCTACTAAGAATTGTATTTAGTATTTGTGGCACAAGAGACTAGAGCATGCACCTATGAATGTTCTACAAAATATTAGTATTTTACCTCATGTTCCTATGCAAGATCACCATTTCCTCACAGTACTTCTTGTTCTACTCATCCTTTTGAACTTGTGCATGCTGATGTTTGGGGGCCATACAGGGTCCCAACTCATGATGGTAAGAGATATTTTATGACATTGGTAGATGATTTCTCAAAGTACACCTTGCTATTTTTAATGAACACTAAGTAGAATCTATTGTTGTGTTGAAAATGTTTATAACACTAGTTCACCCTCAATTTGATAACAAATTTAGTGTCTCGGGTCTGATAATGGTACTGAGTTCTTCAATGAGCAGGTCAACAGTTTCTTAGTGCTACATGGAATTATTCACCAGAGGTCATTTGCATATACTAAGGGTGTCTAACGGGCCGGGTTGACCCGTAACCGTACCGGCCCAGACCGGAAAAAACCGGAACCGGCCCAGCCCGATACATAGGGGCCGGGTGGGGCTGGGTAGGAGGGGTAGAGGGGGTTGGTCCGTTTATTTTTTTTTAACGGTTAACCGG
Proteins encoded in this window:
- the LOC138874074 gene encoding uncharacterized protein, whose amino-acid sequence is MAINENESTSTIVTSSPSDTQNLNLVHHNHPLYIHPYDIQGVVLISIQLRGSKNYSLWSRSMKIVLHGKNKLAFMIGTCRKELSDVSLHELWDRCNAIVLAWIMNTIAPNLLSTMIYASNAHKSGKIFVRDLINLAPLHSCGFPESKQYVEHYQLQKLYQFLTGLNDSFDNAKYHIIMIRPLSNVKQPYVMIVNLESQSRNNAALSDGIGVSVTLMSKANSGNGNSSFKPRNNLGWSTLQCDYYHLKGHTKDSCYKFYGYPVDFKAKRRGYSGPQVNNAYNA